GAAAAAAATGAGCGGACCCATGTCGGGTCTTTTTCCCGGCCTGCGGATGGATGGGCGGGACGCAGGAAGAACCTGCTCCACACCCACGAAAGGGAGACCCGATGATGATTTCCATCCATGAGAATTCCACCCGCCGTTACCTGGCCGTGACTGTACTCGCCGGAGGCCTGGTGCTCGGCGCGTGCGGACCCTCCAACGAACAGCAGGGACAGAAAGAGGAAGAGGTGCTGGACGAAGTGGGCATCCAGGCCATGGCGCTGACCGCCGACTCCTGCGCCAGACTGAAGGCCGTGGGGCAGCCCATGGAGCGCAACTACACGCTGTTCGTGAACGGAGACCTCCGCAAGCCCTTCATCGCCTGGTGCGATGCCGACGGTGACACCTATCTGAACCTGCCGACCGGAGGCGGCCGCAACTTCTCCCAGTACCTCGAGGTGGATGGAACGTCGGTCTCCACCAGGTGGGCCAAGGTCCGGTTGGATCCGGTGGCGATGACGCTCGACGTGAACGACGCCCGGTTCACCACGTCCACCGGAAGCATCCCGGGGTGGAACAAGTACTACGCGGCCTATGGCGAGGCGGGAGACTGCGTCACGTACGACTCCTCGACGGGCCGGGCCAACGTGGACCTGCGCGGGCTGCCCTTCGCCGTGAGCGCGACGTGGAAGACGGACGGCTGGTACGCCGCTGGCGGCTCCACCAGGTCCTCGCATGACCAGGTCGTCGACGTGTCGGGCGGTGGCTACTGCGGCTCCACCACCGTCGACGGTGCCTTGACCGTGCGCTACGTGGGCTATGACTCCTGCGCCACCGTGGCGGCCGCGGGGGGGACCCTGAACCAGGACTACACGCTGTACCTCGGCCTGGACCCCAGCAAGCCCTACCTCGCCTACTGCCACAGCAGCGGCAATACCTATCTGACCCTGCGGGCCATCGGAAGCGGCAGCAACTTCTCCCAGTACCTCGAGGTGGATGGAACGTCGGTCTCCACCAGGTGGGCCAAGGTCCGGTTGGATCCGGTGGCGATGACGCTCGACGTGAACGACGCCCGGTTCGCCACGTCCACCGGAAGCATCCCGGGGTGGAACAAGTACTACGCAGCCTATGGCGAGGCGGGAGACTGCGTCACGTACGACTCCTCGACGGGCCGGGCCAACGTGGACCTGCGCGGGCTGCCCTTCGCCGTGAGCGCGACGTGGAAGACGGACGGCTGGTACGCCGCTGGCGGCTCCACCAGGTCCTCGCATGACCAGGTCGTCGATGTGTCGGGCGGTGGCTACTGCGGCTCCACCACCGTCGACGGTGCCTTGACCGTGCGCTACTTCTACCAGTAGGTGGAGCTGGGTTGGCGGGGTCCTCGGGAGCTCCGCCTTCAGCAAGGTCCCCGTCCTCGGAGGCGCTTCTCGGCAGCGACCTGCCAACCCCTAAAGCGGCGGATGAAAGCCGGTGTCCAGGCTGCCGTCTGGCAGAAGCTGAACAAGCTGGTGGAACGTCTTTCCGCCAGCCGAGGCAGGCGCGAAGCGATAGAGAAGCACGGTGCCGTTGGGCCCCACCGTGAGCTTGAGAATGCTCGAGATCCCTTGCGCGGCGAACGCCGAACGGAAACGCTCGGCGACCGCCCTGTCGACCCGCCCGTTCGAGTCCAGGCGTGCCAGCACCACTGGAGTCCGTTCTTCGAACGCGTTCAAGAGACCCACTCGGGCGACGATGAAGCCTCCGTCCGCAAGAGCGCTCAGGTGGTTGGCTTCGAAGGGAAGCTCCTCCCGCTGGAAGGTGTCGTCCAGGGTTCCGTCAGGGTTCAGACGCATCACCTCGGAACGAGCCTCACCCGTCACAAAAGCGGTGACGAGCTTTCCGTCCGCCTGAACAGCCAGGGCTGTTGCCTGGCGCAACTCCTTCTCGCGCTGCATCCCCAAAAGCCGCTCATGAAAGACCTCATCAGGCTGCCCTTCAGCGCTGATGGAGTAGACAGCCGGGAGGAGAGACTCCGCATATTCGGGATTGTCGGCGACGATGAAACGTCGCCCATCGGCACCGATTGCGCCGGGAATGGAATCGGCCACACCCAGCTCTGGCATCTCCCTCCATGAAGACAGGTCTGGCAGTCCCTCGGGAGTGATCCGCAGGATGGGGCTCCCGGACTTGGAATCCGCCTCACGACGGAAGCCTCCATACATCAGCAGCCCGCCATCCGACTGGAGCTGGACCTCCGCGACCAGGCCCTCAACGTGCTGCTCGGCCGGGAGATTGGGGATGGACACCCGGCGGAGTTCTTCTCCCTCCGGGCTGACGATCAGGGCCAGCTCGTCCTTGTGATTCGGAGAGCTGGAGATCGACCCTGATCCCAGGAGGATTTTTCCATCCGACTGAAGCCAGACGTGGCCTGGATGCGTGGGCGTGAGGCTCGAGCAGCGATCCTGTCCCTTGAAGGTGGGATCGATGCTCCCATCCGGCAGGAGCCGGGAGAGCTTCATGCCGTTCTTCCGTGTTCCTTCCTTGGAGATGAAGCCTTGGATGAGGATCCTGCCATCGGGCTGGTACGTGACCCCCAGGACTTCCGTGCTGAACCCATGCTGGCCAGCTTCCCACAGGGAAACCTCGCAGGGCGAGGCGAACGCGAACCCCGTCAGCTTGCCGTAGAGGGCCTCCCCGGGCATGAACCACACGCCGAAGGACGCCACGCGCACCGTGACATCCAGGAAGGGGACTCTTCGGGGCAGGGGCAGCACGGCCAGGATGAGCAGGAGGACCCCAGGCACGAGCGAGCTGATGACCATCCTGCGTGTCTGGGACATGCGCACCAACCACACCGGCCAGGTGAGCGCGAAGTAGTAGAGCGTATAGGAGAACAGGCCCGTCACCAGCCAACCTCCACCGCCCGACCGGTCGGTGCTTTGGTTGGTGTGGATCACCACGCCAATGGCCACGGGGATGGCGAGGACCAGCGGCCAGAACCACAGGAGACGTCTCCACATGCCCCAACTATAGCGGAGGGTCTCCAGCCCTGAGCCCTCCGGAGAATCGCCCGGCGCGCGGTTTATCGTCCGTTTAAAAATGGGGCGTAGGGTCCTTCCCATGGACCCACGCAACCGCCTGAAAATGGATGGGACCGCGTCCTCCGGCCCCGCGTCCTTCAAGAGCTTCTTCAACCTGATCGCATCGACGAAGCCATCGCTGCCCCTGCTCATCACCGCCCTGGTGCTGAGCGTGGGCTCGACGCTGGTGAGCCTCCTCGTTCCGCTCTTCACCAAGAGCCTGGTGGATGGCTTCTCGCTCGCCTCCCTCGACTACCGCCAGATGGCGCTGATCGCCGCGGCCTTCACCCTCCAGGCCGCCACCAGCGGCATCTCGCTCTACCTGCTCACCTTCGTGGGCCAGCGGATCGTCGTCGGCATCCGAGACCGGCTCTGGAAGAAGCAGCTGGCCCTGCCCATCCGCTACTTCGACGCGCACGGCACCGGAGACCTCATCTCCCGCATGGCCAACGACACCGCCGTCGTCAAGGCGCTCATCACCGAGAACCTCTCGAGCTTCGTCTCGGGCATCCTCGCCATGGTCGGCTCGGTCAGCCTGCTCATCTCCCTGAACTGGAAGATGGCCCTCGTCATGCTGGTGGCCCTGCCGGTGGGCATCGGCGTCATCGCGCCCCTGGCTCGCAGCATGCGCCGGGTGTCCATGGGGACGATGGACGAGAACGCCCGCTTCACCACCCTGCTCGCCCAGGTGCTGTCGGAGATCCGCCTGGTGAAGGCCTCCAACGCCGAGAGCCGCGAGTACCGCAAGGGCCAGGAGACCGTCGAGCGGCTCTTCCAGTTCGGCCTCAAGGAGGGCCGTGTCCAGGCGCTCGTCGGGCCGATGATGGGCCTGGTGATGATGGGCATGCTCGTCCTCGTCATCGGCTATGGCGGGCTGCTCGTCTCGTCCGGGCAGCTCTCGGCGGGAGACCTGGTCGCGTTCATCCTCTACCTGATTCAGGCCATCATCCCCGTGGGCCAGCTGACCGCCTTCTTCGTCCAGCTCCAGAAGGCACGCGGCGCCACGCAGAGCATCATCACCCTGCTGGAGACGCCCGAGGAGAAGCCGGAGGAGGGAGTGCACCTCGAGGCGGCCCGCCTGCCCATCCGCTTCGACCGGGTGAGCTTCAGCTACCTGCCGGGCGAGCCCGTGAGCCGGGAGCTGAGCTTCTGCCTGGAGCCCGGCACCGTGACGGCCATCGTCGGCCCGAGCGGCTCGGGCAAGACGACACTCTTCTCGCTCCTGGAGCGCTTCTATGAGCCGGACTCCGGGACCATCCTCATCGGCTCGAAGCCGCTGCGGGAGTTCTCCCTGGCCTCGTGGCGCCGCCGCATCGGCTACGTCCCCCAGGAGAGCCCGCTCATGGCGGGGACGATCCGCGAGAACATCGCCTATGGCCTCGACCGGGAGCCGAGCGATGAAGAGCTCATCGAGGCCGCTCGCCTGGCCTATGCCGACGAGTTCATCCAGGGCCTGCCCAACGGCTATGACACGGAGGTGGGCGAGCGGGGCGTGAAGCTCTCCGGTGGACAGCGGCAGCGCATCGCCATCGCCCGGGCGTTCCTGCGCAACCCCGACATCCTCATGCTCGACGAGGCCACCTCCAGCCTGGACAGTACCTCGGAGCACTTCGTCAAGCTGGCCCTGGAGAACCTGATGCGAGGCCGGACGACGCTGATCATCGCGCACCGCCTGTCCACGGTGATCGATGCGGACCTCATCCTCTTCGTGGAGAAGGGGCGGTTGACGGGGCGCGGCACCCACTCGGAGTTGGTGGACAGCCACGAACTCTACCGGAGCTTCGCCGAGCAGCAGCTCCGCTCCCACGACAGCCGCGAGGCACGCGCCTGACTCGCGGAGTGTTCCCTGTAGAATGCGAACCCAGGAGGGCGCATGGCGAGGATCATGGTCGTCGATGACGACCCCCACATCCGCGAGGTGGTCCGACACTTCCTCGGGACCGCGGGCTTCGACGTCGTCGAGGCCTCGGACGGCCGGGAGGCCCTGAGCCTGCTGGAGCGGACCCAGGTGGACCTGCTCGTGCTGGACGTGATGATGCCGAAGATGGACGGCTGGCAGCTCTGCCAGGAGCTCAAGCGTCTGCGAGACGTCCCCATCCTGATGCTCACGGCGAAGGGGGAGACTTCGCAGAAGCTCAAGGGCTTCGAGCTCGGGGCCGATGACTACCTGGTGAAGCCCTTCGAGCCCGCGGAGCTCGCGGCCCGCGTCAAGGCGCTGCTCAAGCGCTACCGCATCGAGGCGTCGCAGAGCGTGCAGGTCGGCAAGCTCTTCCTCAGCCGGAAGACATACCTGATCCAGGCTGGCGAGGAGAGCCTCACCATTCCCATGAAGGAGTTCGAGTTGCTCTTCAAGCTGGGCAGCTCGCCGGGGAAGACGTTCAGCCGGGAGCAGCTCATCCAGGCCATCTGGGGCCCGGACTTCGAGGGGACGGATCGCACCGTGGACGTGCACGTCAACCGCCTGCGCGAGCGGTTTCCCGAGGAGCGCTTCGGCTATCGCATCACCGCCATCCGCGGCTTGGGCTATCGGCTGGAGCTCGCACAGTGAAGTGGCCCGCCCTGAAGCGCACGCCTCGCCTCGGGGCAGGGCTGGTCACCCTGGCCATGCTGGCAGGGCTGGTCGCGGAGTGGACGCTGGTGTCCTGGCTCAAGGATGCCGCCCTGACGGCCCTCGGTGTACGGCTCTCTCCCTACGTCAGCCAGGTCATCGATCTGGTGGTCTCGCTCTTCCTGTTCGGCTTCATCATGAGGTTCATCGGAAAGGCCTTCTTCCACTGGCGGATGACCATCTTCACCGTGTTGAACGACGCGCTGAGCCGCATCGCGCGAGGGGACTTCTCCGTCAGCGTACCGGTGGATGAGACGGGCGATGACACGCGGAAGAACCCGGTCCTCGAGGTGGCCGTCAACATCAACCAGGTGGCCGAGGCCCTCCAGCGCATGGAGGCGATGCGTCAGGAGTTCATCTCGAACGTCTCCCACGAGATCCAATCGCCCCTCACCTCCATCCGAGGCTTCGCACAGGCCCTGAGAGAAGGCGGGCTGTCCGAGGAGACCCGTCAGCACTACCTCGCCACCATCGAGGCCGAGAGCCGGCGTCTCTCACGGCTGAGCGAGAACCTCCTGAGGCTGAGCTCGCTGGACTCGAAGGCCCATGCCCCGGTCCCGCGGCGCTATCGGCTCGACAGCCAGCTGCGCGAAGTGGTCCTGGCCGCCGAGCCTCAGTGGACGGCCAAGGGGCTCGACATCGAGGCGGACCTGGACGCCGTGTACCAGACCGCGGACGAGGACATGCTGAATCAGGTCTGGACCAACCTCGTCCACAACGCCATCAAGTTCACTCCCGCGGGCGGAAGGATGGGGATCGAGCTGCGGCTCGAGGGCGGACAGGCCCTCGTGCGGCTCACGGATTCGGGGATTGGCATCTCGCGGGAGGACCTGCCCTTCGTCTTCGATCGGTTCTACAAGGCGGACAAGGCTCGCAGCCGCACCGATGCCTCGGGTGGGAGTGGACTGGGGCTCGCCATCGCCCGGAAGATCGTCGAACTCCACGGAGGGCGCATCGAGGCGCTGAGCGAGGGTCTGGGCAAAGGCTCCTGCTTCACGGTGCGCCTCCCCTCCGCGGAGCCCTACCTGAAAGCACCCGAGCCTGCTTCATCGGACACGTCTTCGGAGCAGGGCTTGGAGCCGGGAGCGCAACCCGGCACGGTTCGAAGTGCACGATGGAGGACGTACGTATAGGAGGGATGGGGGCCGTGTTGAGGGGCAGTGCCAGACGCGCACTGCGTTTGGTTCCGTCAGGTAACCCAGTGTGCCCACACGAGTCGTCTGACACCCTTCCTGGGAACGCGCGTTCAAGGCGCCGGCGCGAGGACAGTCCGGTCGATCCATCCCCGGGCGGGAGTGGGATCGAAGTCTTTGCGGTAGTCCGCCAGGAAGCGCCCATTCGAGGGGCACGACTCCACCAGGTTCGCGACCCAGTAGGCGCCGCCACAGGGGATCGTGTCGATGGGCGTGGTGGAGGTGGCCGTCTTGTAGACGTACACGGTGGCGCACACGAACGTGTAGTCGCGCCCGGGATTCTGACAGGTGTTGGTGAGCGCCTCGGCGAGGGCGTCCGTGGGCCCTGCTTCTTCCTGGACCTCCAGCGAACCACACCCCGCCAGCAGGCCCACCACCCCAGCCGCGAACCACCCACCTCGAAGAAGAATCGTCATCGAAAGCTCCCGCGTGCGTCGAAAAGAGGAGCTTCCAATTTTAGAGTGGGCACCTCGGCTGCCGTGAGCGCCTCGTCGCGCATGGGTGCTGGAGGCCGAAGGCCGGTGTTCGCATGGACCGCGCCCGACTTCCAGGAGGTACCCGGTGTGTCAGGTGGGGGCCTACCCACACGAGTCGTCTGAGCGAGCGAAGGCCGTGTCACGAGTCCTTTCGCCCTGACGCGTGGGCCCCGCCGTCCAGCACCTCGGACAGGGTCGTGGCCTGGAGGGCCCGGTCGAACCAGTTATCGAGCGTGTTCAGGTCCGTGCAGTCGAGGATGAGCTGCCGGGCTCCTTCCTCCACGTGAATCCCCCGGAGGGCGAGAATCCTCAGGATGGACTCGGCACGTCCCCGTGCCAGACCCTCTTCCCTGCCTCGCACCAACCCCTTCTCCAGCCCCTGCGACAGGCCCTGCTGGCGTCCCTGCTCGATGAGTTCCTCGCCATAGCTCCGCATCAACTCCTCCGTGCGTTGCTCATCCAGGACTGAATGTAGCACCTGACCTGTAGCGTTGTGGACGGCCTTGTCCCCAGTCCACAGCAGGTAACGGATGACCACCCGCAGAGGTTCGGCGCCCTCTGGAGCCGCCTGCACCTGGGCGAACAGGCCCACCCACTCGGGCAGCTTGCGCGCCAGTACCCTGCGGGGAGCCAGCAGGCCGTGGATGTCCGCTTCCGCTCCCTTGGTCCCGTTGGCGAGACGCCATTCTCCTGGGAGGGGTCTCCCACGGGCCCGCCCGAGTCAGACGAACCGTCTCGTACAAATCGTCTGACACCTTCGCAGCGCCCGCACTCGCATCCTCGGGGCTCGTGGCCCTCACCGGACACCTCGCGCGGCACTTCGGCGACAGTGGCTTCGCCGTGGCGGACACGGCTGGCCCATGCTCAAGCTGCTGCGCAACGGCCAGCTCTACAAGAACACGCCCTTCCACGTACTAGGCGGGATGGGGGCCGTGTGGAGGGAGAGAGCTGGAGCCGAGGGGTAGAGGAGGACTGATGAGGGGTGCCACGCGGGCTGTGCGCCAGGCCAGTGGAGAGGCGATGCAGCCCCATGGGGCACACGCCGGCCCAGGTGGCCCCCCGGCTGGATCTCTCGAGCGGACGGCATGTTGGGGCTCCCTCCTCCCGTCGTTCTCCTATGCTCCCTCCGGGTGACCCAAGTCCCCGGAGAAGCGTGGTGGATAGCGAGGAGGAAGTCATGAAGACGAGGTGGTTGTTACCCGCGGCCTTGCTGCTGGCCATCACGGGATGTGGTGCGCCCACAGGTGGCGCGGAAGGCGAGGTCACGTACGCGGAGGTGCCCAGCCCGAGTGAGCCCGGTGGGGTGCATCCGCTGACACTCGACATCGCAGTACCAGAGGGGCCGGGTCCCTTTCCCGCGATCGTCTTCATCCATGGTGGCGGATGGGTCATCGGAGATCTGGACGACTTCGGAGATCGAATCCACGAAGCGAGCCGACGGGGCTTCATCGGGGTGACCATCAACTATCGGCTCGCGAACCTCGATGATGGACACGGCAAGGCCCTCCACCCCTGGCCGGCGCAACTGCAGGACGTGCGGTGTGCGCTCCGGTGGCTCGCCGCGAATGCCGCCACGTACAAAGTGGATACGGCCCGAGTGGGGGTGATCGGCGGGTCCGCTGGCGGGCACCTCGCGATGATGTCGGCGTACGCCCGGAACGAAGCACGCTTCGAGCCAGACTATTGCCCCTACAGCGAGAACCTCGAGGTGAAGGCCGTGGTGTCCATGTGCGGCGCCGGTGACCCCGCGTCCGTCTATGAGACGACGGACTGGTGGATCAAACCCTACGTCACCCGGTTCCTCGCGCTGCCGGATGGAGCGAAGGTAAAGGATTCGCCCGAGGTCTTCGCTGATGTCAGCAACCTCACCTACATGGGGCACGGGCCCAGGGTGCCACTGCTGATTCTCCAGGGGACGGCGGACACCCTCGTCCTCCCCGAGGTGCAGCGAGCCTTCGCGGTATCGGCTCGATTGCTCGGGCAGGAGGTCCACGTCGAGTACCTCGAAGGCGCGGGCCACGACATCGATGCCACCCACCGGGCCGAGTCGGATGAGTTCATTTGGAAGTGGTTCGGGGAGAGGCTATGACGATGCGCCACTTCATCTGCATGCTCGTGCTGTTGGCAGCGCCGCGAGTGCTGGCCCAATCAGCGGGAGGGGAGGCCCACGCTCCAGCCGAGGACGCCTTCGCTCTCAGGCTGGGGCTCAGCGCCCGGCCGCTCATCGGTCTCAGCGGAGTGAGCGCCATCAGGACGCACACGCTTCGGGACGGGGGTTGGGTCGTCGTGGACGTCGCTCCCTCCTACCGTCTGTCACGACTCTTCGCCGCCGAGCTCGGTCTGTCGGCGATGGTGCCCGTGAAGGACGCGTGGGGGTTTCCGGACTTCCGGCTCGCGGTGACGCCCGCCGCCCGGCTCGACGCCGGGCCCGTCTACGCGCGCATCGGGCTGCCCCTGATGTTCGGGGAGGGCTTCAGTCTGGGCGCTCAGGCCGCAGTGGGCGCGACGCTCTTCGATCGCTTCTACGTGGGAGTCATCGGGGAGGCCAACGTCAGAGACCTGCTGGGGATGGTGGGGCTCGAGCTGGGCGTCCGCTTCGGTGGCCCGAAGCCTCGCATCTAACACGACTATTGCCCGCATGGTGAGAAGTCTGACCCGACGCGTTGGCTGACATGTCAATCCGTGTCACTGACATGTCATTGACACGAGCCTTCCCTGGCCTCGGAGGGGGAGCATCACCGGAAGGAGTTGAAACGACTGGAGCCTGTCTTTCGCGGGCTCCTGGCGCGAATGTTGCTGTCCGCCCGAGCGTCCCCCCAACCTCCGAGCGCCTCGTGCAAAACAACACCTGGACCGACGCCGCCCTTCTCGACCATCTCCAGAAAGCCGTCTACCTGGAGCTGTGGACCCTCCCCCTCTACCTGGCGGCCGCCTATTCCTTGCAGGTCCCCGGCTCGGACGCCCAGAATCCGCCCCAGTTGAAGAGCCTCCGCGGCAAGAGCAACCCCAAGCGCAGCCGGGAGCAGCTCGCCTTCAACAACATCTACTCGGTCGCCGTGCAGGAGATGCTGCACCTGGAGCTGGCCAGCAACCTCTTCAATGCGCTGTTCGCTCCCAAGGGACACACGCCGAAGTTCACGGGCGACTGGGCGCCCCGCTACGACAAGTTCCCCTCCTGGATCGCGGTCGAGAAGCCCGTGCAGCTCGGACCGGTGAACCCCGAGCAGATGTCCCTCCTGGCCGCCATCGAAACCCCCGAGCCAGCGACCGATGGCGCGCCGAACGGGCCGCAGGAGACCTACGATTCCATCGGCCAGTTCTACAAGGCCATCGAGCAGGGGGTAAATCAGCGCTGGAGCGAACTCTACCAGCCCAAGGCGGACCACCGGCAGAAGAGCGAATTCACCAACCCGGAATACCCAGGCGACGATTACACCGGCTTCAGCAGCATCATCGACAGTCAGGACAGCGACACCGCGCGGAAGCAGGCGAACGCGGTGATCCAGGCCATCATCGGGCAGGGAGAGGGCAGCCGGGGACCGGTCATCGACTCGGACCTCCGCCCCGAGGACTCCAATGATGTCGAGGATCGGTTCAGCCATTTCGCGCGCTTCCGGATGGTGCAGGCGATGCTGAAGCTCGACGGCCCGCTGAAGACCTACCCCACCCCGGGGAGCAGTGGGCTCGCGGCCGCGCAGAAGCAACTCACCGCCGGCTTCACGAGCCTCCTGACCGCGCTGGAGCAGGGTTACGCGGGGAACGGCGAGCTCGACCTCGGCAGCATGTGGTCGCTCCCCGGGCAGATCGTGTCCGTGTGGGCCGCGGGTGGAGTGCCCCAGTTCCAAACCCAATCCCAGTAGCCCGCCCAGTCCCGGACACGGCCCCATCGCCACCCATGGTGGCAACCAGAAAAACAGGAACTAGCAGTCAATTCAGGATAGCATGATGGTGAAACAAGGAGGTTCTCCATCATGTTCGTCTCCCGCTGGGCCCAGTCCGGCCTTCCCATGTTCGCGGCGGCTTCACTGCTCCTGCAGGTATGGGGCGCACCCGAAGCAGTCGCCGCCGAGCGACGGTTCCTCATCGACTTCGGCGCGGAACCATCATCCACCCCTGGATGGAACAACATCTACTTCGGCCACACCGGCTCGGAGCTGTCGGGGCTGGTGGACTCGACGGGTGTCACCTCGGGGCTGTCGCTTCAGATAACCGATGGGTTCTGGCAGGGCTGGGTGGGGGCGTACAACGGCGCTGGCACCACCGCGAGCACGCTCTACCCGGCGACGGCCACCCAGGATACGTTCTTCATCGGGACCAACGAGGGCTCGACCGACGAGCTGGCCCGGCTGCGCATCTCCGGACTGGCCATCAACGGGACGTACTCGCTGCGCTTCTATGCCTCCCGGATGACGGACGACCAGACGTCGGACCGGACCACGCTGTACACCGTGGGCACCCAGACGGTGGAGTTGCAGGCGCGCAACAACATCGACGGCTACGCCCAGCTGTCCGGACTGGCGCCCACCCACGGCGCGCTGGACATCACCCTGACGATGAAGCCCGGCGCCGTCTTCGGCTACCTGGGCGTCCTGGAGCTCATCGAGCAGGACGGTGGCGTGGTGAACCAACCCCCCGTGCCGAACGCCGGCGCGGACCGGAGCATCCCCCTGCCCTCCAACACGGTGGCGATCCAACAGACGATCTCCGACCCCGAGGGGCAATCCACCACCTTCCAGTGGACCCAGGTTTCCGGCCCCAACACCGCGCGGCTCTACCAGAACCCCTGGAGCCCTCTCATCGCGAGCAACCTGGTGCAGGGCACCTACGTCTTCCGCCTCACCGCGACGGATGCCCAGGGCGCGAGCGCGTCCGATGACGTGAGCGTGTCCGTGGTGCCGAGCACCGGCACTGGTAGCCCCATCCAGCGCACCCTCACCGGGAAGTCCGTGACCGCCAACGCCAAGGTCATCCACTATTACGAGTCGCTGCCCCGGGGCTACAACACCGACCCGAACCGCAAGTGGCCGCTCATCATCTTCCACCACGGCATCGGCGAGCGGGGCAGCACCCCGGAGACGCTGCCTGGCGTGCTGGGCAACCTCACCCCCATCCGGGACACCGCGCCGCTCGAGTTCAACGTCAACGGCGTGACGGAGTCCTTCATCGTCCTGCAGCCGCAGTTGCACGAGTCCTACGGCGACTGGCAGGACTTCTTTACGCAGGCGATGATCGACACGGCCCGGGCCAACCTCCGCGTGGACCTGGACCGCATCTACCTGGTGGGCTACTCGCTGGGCGCGTTCCACACGTGGACCTTCCCGCAGCGCTCGGATACGAACGCCAGCCAGATTGCCGCGGTCGCCCCCATCGCCGGTGGACGGATCTACAGCGTGAATG
Above is a window of Cystobacter fuscus DNA encoding:
- a CDS encoding PKD domain-containing protein, whose product is MFVSRWAQSGLPMFAAASLLLQVWGAPEAVAAERRFLIDFGAEPSSTPGWNNIYFGHTGSELSGLVDSTGVTSGLSLQITDGFWQGWVGAYNGAGTTASTLYPATATQDTFFIGTNEGSTDELARLRISGLAINGTYSLRFYASRMTDDQTSDRTTLYTVGTQTVELQARNNIDGYAQLSGLAPTHGALDITLTMKPGAVFGYLGVLELIEQDGGVVNQPPVPNAGADRSIPLPSNTVAIQQTISDPEGQSTTFQWTQVSGPNTARLYQNPWSPLIASNLVQGTYVFRLTATDAQGASASDDVSVSVVPSTGTGSPIQRTLTGKSVTANAKVIHYYESLPRGYNTDPNRKWPLIIFHHGIGERGSTPETLPGVLGNLTPIRDTAPLEFNVNGVTESFIVLQPQLHESYGDWQDFFTQAMIDTARANLRVDLDRIYLVGYSLGAFHTWTFPQRSDTNASQIAAVAPIAGGRIYSVNGASQICRLADQDVPVWAFHAVDDHTVNVSTTDNAVNALNACSPAADPAPRYTRPTTGDHWILGGVVNPNAAETTNIYRWLLQHRRNATPTPTPTSRTLTPRMTTVPKLYNGSMGYYESLPRGYDTDPNRQWPLLIFLHGDGQRGNGTTELPKVLETGLPEKINAGHQLEFTVNGANDSFVVLIPQIPPGPSGWHPYQVERMLDVGLANYRIDPKRVYVTGLSLGGFGTTAFVEFSLANAQRIAAIAPTDGANYGPDIWTPDLGSVLTNTCYIAQAGVKVWLFYGATDGWGWTASQFVDRLNACSPAPVPAPVVTVYPNLGHAAWGRAYATDHSWHTPNLYEWLLAQQRP